Proteins encoded together in one Phyllostomus discolor isolate MPI-MPIP mPhyDis1 chromosome 6, mPhyDis1.pri.v3, whole genome shotgun sequence window:
- the TMEM126A gene encoding transmembrane protein 126A has translation MENHEPVDTVKEKQIFDIITRKINQLPEAERNLLEYGSTYIGLNAAICGLIANSLFRRVLNVTQARIAAGLPMAVIPFLTAEVSYKSFISLPLNTGDLNCETCTITRGGLVGLVFGGLYPVFLAIPVNGGLAARYASALLPEKGNILTYWIRISKPVFRRMLFPILLQTGFAAYLGSRQYKLLIKALQLPEPGLEIQ, from the exons ATGGAAAATCATGAACCAGTTGATACTgtcaaggaaaaacaaatttttgatATCATAACCAGAAAAATCAATCAACTTCCAGAAGCAGAAAG GAATCTACTTGAATATGGATCAACATATATTGGACTTAATGCTGCTATCTGTGGCCTAATAGCAAACAGTCTTTTTCGGCGCGTCCTAAATGTGACACAGGCTCGTATAGCTGCTGGTTTACCAATGGCAGTGATCCCATTTTTGACAGCAGAAGTATCTTATAAGAGTTTTATAAGTTTACCATTGAATACAG GTGATTTGAATTGTGAAACCTGCACCATAACACGAGGTGGACTGGTGGGACTTGTTTTTGGTGGTCTGTACCCTGTTTTCTTGGCTATACCTGTGAATGGTGGCCTAGCTGCCAG GTATGCCTCAGCCCTGCTACCGGAGAAAGGAAACATCTTAACCTACTGGATCAGAATTTCTAAGCCAGTCTTTAGAAGGATGTTATTTCCTATTTTGCTCCAGACTGGATTTGCAGCATACCTTGGTTCTAGACAATATAAACTACTTATAAAGGCTCTTCAGTTACCTGAACCTGGCCTAGAAATTCAGTGA